From the genome of Opisthocomus hoazin isolate bOpiHoa1 chromosome 8, bOpiHoa1.hap1, whole genome shotgun sequence, one region includes:
- the ECHDC3 gene encoding enoyl-CoA hydratase domain-containing protein 3, mitochondrial, which translates to MAAAALRGLKRPLAAALSSAAAGAGAGAGRAAPAEPLTVRREAAGVRAITLNNPRRRNALSLAMLQALRADLLRDAKGPDLRVIVIAAEGPVFCSGHDLKELSSEDDVKHHTQIFEICAEVMTLIQKLPVPVIAKVNGLATAAGCQLVASCDIAVASEKSQFATPGVNIGLFCSTPGVALGRSLPRKVALEMLFTGEPLSAQEALMHGLVSKVVPEDKLEEETMKICQKICKSSKSILALGKATFYRQMAQDLDTAYKMTTQVMVDNLSLRDGQEGIEAFIQKRKPVWSHSQDEK; encoded by the exons AtggccgccgccgcgctgcggggccTGAAGAGGCCGCTGGCCGCCGCCCTCAGCagcgccgcggcgggagcgggagcgggagcggggcgggcggccccggcggaGCCGCTGACggtgcggcgggaggcggcgggcgtgCG CGCCATCACCCTGAACAACCCGCGGAGGAGGAACGCGCTTTCCCTGGCCATGCTGCAGGCCCTCCGCGCCGACCTGCTGCGCGACGCCAAGGGCCCGGACCTCCGCGTCATCGTCATTGCGG CTGAAGGACCTGTGTTTTGTTCCGGCCATGATTTAAAGGAACTGTCAAGTGAAGATGATGTGAAGCATCATACCCAAATATTTGAAATATGTGCAGAG GTTATGACTTTAATCCAGAAACTTCCAGTACCAGTGATTGCCAAAGTAAATGGCTTGGCTACAGCAGCAGGCTGTCAGCTTGTGGCAAGCTGTGACATCGCAGTGGCGAGTGAGAAATCTCAATTTGCCACTCCTGGAGTAAACATCGGACTGTTTTGCTCCACACCAGGTGTGGCCTTGGGCAGATCTCTTCCAAGGAAG GTGGCGTTAGAGATGCTTTTCACGGGTGAACCTCTTTCTGCTCAAGAAGCATTAATGCATGGGCTTGTCAGCAAGGTGGTACCAGAAGACaagctggaagaagagaccatGAAAATCTGTCAGAAGATATGCAAAAGCAGCAAATCCATCCTGGCATTGGGGAAAGCCACCTTTTATCGACAGATGGCACAGGACCTCGATACTGCTTACAAAATGACTACGCAGGTCATGGTAGACAATTTGAGTTTGAGAGATGGGCAGGAAGGTATTGAAGCCTTTATTCAGAAACGTAAGCCTGTCTGGTCACACTCTCAGGATGAGAAGTGA